Part of the Brassica oleracea var. oleracea cultivar TO1000 chromosome C8, BOL, whole genome shotgun sequence genome is shown below.
CGTTTTCGAACAGGGACTCAGTCGTATTAATTTGTTATGATTAGGGATTTAAATATAAAAAGGGTCCCACGAATGAAACTTAACAATGAGTTTGGTACATGGGGATCAATTAAATATGTTGCATACCTTTGGAAACAAACAACTTAGGCTTACCAAAATGTGAGTGTGGTGATCAACCATAGTGGTAGGTCAACCAATGATCATCAACTCTATCTACAATTCCCAAGAAAATAAAGAAACCTAGAGCATGATTACCGGTGGTTTTTAGGTCGGGTTCTTAGCGGAATATAATAATTCGTCTCTTAACTTTTAACTAAAAAAATTAAGAACCGGCTCTTAAAACTCTTATTTAAGAGTCGGTTCTTAGCTTTTTTAGTTAAAAGTTAAGAGGCGGATTCTTATATTCCGCTAAGAACTCCACTCTAAAAACCCTCTAATAAGAGCACCCGCAATGGTGTTACCCGAAGAGGAGTCTTTAAAAAAGTGTATTTTAATTTTTTAAGTATTATTTTTTTTTTCTTTTTCAGATAAAAAAATATATATATCAACCAATCGCGGGTCGCCACATGTCGTGGGGACCCGCAAATAGTGCAAAGATTCATTAAGAAAGAGTTCTTATTTAAGAATTTTAAAAATTGAATCCTTAGTTTTTGATGGGATCCACTGATTATTTAATTATTATTTTTTAAGAACTTCCACTTAAGGACTCTCGTTGCAAATGCTCTAATCATACTCTTAGTTTTGAAGAAAAAAGCTAAAGTGGAGAAAAGTGAAAACAAGAAACGAGACCGTTTTAAAAGCAAAGACTAATGCGAGACAAATCATTATGGTTCCAATTTGCTAGATTTGTTAGAATTAACAATGTTGTGGGATTAAGTTTTGAAATTGACTGTGGTAACTCCGTAAATTATAGCTCGAGGAAGAAATGAAGATTGATCCTCCCATAAAATCTGTTCTTTACCAGGTACAGTTTATGCAACGAATGTTGTAAGTTCCATTTCTCTTAAAGCCAAGAGTTGTGTTGTATGTGCAGGATGAATGATACAAGCGAGAACTAAAGAGCTTTGCCAGTTTTTACATGCATGGAATTAGATTAAACAAAAGAATACTCAGCAAGACAAAAAGGCCAAACGAGTTAGACGTCTGATTTTGTTAAGTCAACATACAGTTGAGGACTTATGTTGCATAGTCAGTCAATAGTTGGGGAATGAAATGTGTTTATATCGGGAATTAAATTATCATTTTCCCAATATTCTGATATCTGTTTCCTATTACAACTGAATATCCGTATCTGACTTTAATCCGATAACCCGGATATGTAGGCTTATTATGGCTCTCGAACTCTGAGTGGGATAGAGAGAGAAGCAAAAGTAACGATGGAGGTATTCTACTACTTGGTGTTCGGAGTGATGGCTGCCGTAGTAGCGGCTCTGGAAATGAGCAAGAGAAACAAGGATCAAAACACTTCTTCTCCCTTCAATTCCTTCTAAACTTACGTCCTCGTCTTCTCCATCATGATGGGTACGTGTTAAGTAAATATAAGATCCTATAAGGACTCTATTGTAAATATAGTATAATACACTAACCCTACTTTGTACGTATGTATAAATACCTTTCATATGATTAATAGAAAGCTATTGAGCCTCCTTTCTTATATGGTATCAGAGCATTTGATCTGACCTAAACAATCTACGCTTTTCTCCTCTCCCCTCTTCTCATCTCTTCAAATTTTCTTTCCCTCCTCTTCACGCTTTTCATCATGGCGGCCAAATCCCTTGCATCATCAACTGAAACTGTCAACGTCTCCAACGACAAAAACACCATCCTTAACGTTAACATGTCCAATGTTACGAAGCTCACTGCCTCAAACTTTCTGATGTGGAGTCGACAGATCCACGCACTCCTCGATGGATATGACCTTGCTGGTCATATTGATGGATCGCAAGTCATTCCCTCCCCCACAATGACCACAGAAGCCGGTACTGAAACAAACCCGGCTTACACGATCTGGAAATGTCAAGATCGGTTGATCTATAGCGGTTTACTTGGGGCTATGACCACAACCTTGCAGCCCATTCTCTCTAACACAAACACGGCGGCTGAGATATGGAGCACACTCACCGCTACGTATGCTAAACCGAGCAGGGGCCATGTCAAGCAACTTCAACAACAACTCAAGCATGCATCGAAGGGCAACAAATCCATCAGTGAGTATGTTCAAGGGCTCACTATTATCTTCGATCAACTTGCTCTCCTCAGCAAACCAGAGGATCCCGAAGACCAGATTGACACGATCCTTGAAGGTCTTCCCGAGGATTACAAGACTCTCATTGATCAAATTGAGAGTCGCGATACCCCTCCATCCATCACCGAGCTACATGAGAAGCTTATCAACCAGGAAGTCAAACTCCAAACAAAACAACCCGCTATCCTTCCCACACCGGTTACGGCCAACTACAGCAACTCTCGAGGAAATGGCAACAACTTCACAAACCGCCAGCAGACACAGCGACGTGGTGGCTCTCGTGGTGGTCATTCGACTTGGCAACAACAACAGTTCCAGCCAAACTCTAACACTCACACACCACTGGGCTATCAGGGGAAGTGCCAAATTTGCGGCATCTTCGGTCATAGCGCAAGACGATGCCCTCAACTGCAACAAAATGGCATGGCGCTCTCCTCAGGAACCACACCTCACTCGTCTCAGTGGCAACCTCGCACCAACCTTTCTGCTTCATTCCCTTATAACTCGGCTCCTTGGTTGCTTGATAGTGGGGCTACTCATCACCTGACCTCAGACCTGAATAACTTAGCGTTGCATCAACCATATCACGGTGGTGATGAAGTCGCCATTGCAGATGGCTCAGGGCTACAGATCACACATATTGGTTCAACCTCTGTCCCTACTTCATCAAAATCCTTGGTTCTTAAAGATATTCTTTGTGTACCTGCTGTTGATAAGAATTTGATATCTGTTTATCGGCTCTGCAATGCTAATCAAGTGTCTGTGGAATTCTTTCCTGCTTCTTTTCAGGTGAAGGATCTCAGCACGGGGGTCCGGTTGCTTCAAGGCCAAACGAAGGATGAATTGTATGAGTGGCCTATGTCTGCGAAAACCCCTCCCACTGCCCACGCCATTTACCCAGACACAAAGGCCTCTCTTACCCAATGGCATCATCGCCTAGGACACCCATCTTCTTCTATTCTTAAAAGCATTGTTTCCAAGTTTTCTTTGCCATGTCTTTCAAACTCTGTTTCAGTTTCTCCTTGCAATGATTGTCTTCTCAATAAAACTCATAAAATTCCTTTTCAAACAAGCTCAATCATCTCCACAAAACCCCTCCAATATATATTCTCAGATGTTTGGCAATCTCCTATCTTATCATCAGAAAACTTCAAATACTATCTTCTCTTTGTTGACCACTATACAAGATATACGTGGTTATACCCACTTACAGCCAAATCACAAGTTAAAGATATCTTTATACTCTTTAAACCCCTTGTTGAAACAAGATTTCAAACCAAAATTCAGAACCTCTACAGTGATAATGGGGGCGAATACCTAGGCCTTAGACAATACCTATCCAGCCATGGTATCTCCCACCTGACCACACCCCCACATACTCCCGAGCACAACGGTCTTTCCGAGAGAAAACACCGACAAATTGTCGAAACTGGTCTCTCTCTACTCTCTAAGACGCAAATGCCTCTTACCATGTGGCCGTGTGCTTTTGCCACTGTTGTCTTTCTGATAAACCGTATGCCAACTCCACTTCTTACCAACCAATCACCCTACCTAAAACTCTTCCACCAGCTCCCTAACTACTCTAAACTCCGCACCTTTGGCTGTCTTGCTTACCCATGGTTGAGACCATACGCTCAAAACAAGCTTGAAAAGCGCTCACTACCTTGTGTTTTTATTGGCTATTCTCTCACCCAAAGTGCCTATCATTGCTTAGATCCCACCACTGGTCGTATCTACACCACTCGACATGTTCGTTTCAGTGAAACCCAATTCCCATATACCTCTCTCACTAAGCCAAACATCGATCTCCAGCCAGCTCCCCAAAACCACCAAAACCAAGCTCCACCTGTCACCATAATCCCTGCAACATCGACACTTATACAATCACCTCAGTTGGCTACGAACACTGGCTCCTTGGGCTCAGATTCTCCACATCCATCGCAGCAGTCACAGTCATCATCATCATCATCTTCCGCGCAATCTGATGATCATACCGCCACTGCAACTGTGTCTCCAGCTGTGTCCTCAGAGCAACAACAACAATCTTCTCCTGCTCCAGAACCACGCCATCACTCTCCTCCTGCTCCTCAACCGCAACAACCACCTCTGGTCGCTCCGGAACGTCATCCAATGACTACCAGGTCGTGTAATAACATCGTTAAACCTGCCACCAAATACAACAATGCGGCTCAGGTTCAATGTGATTCCCACTGGATTCCTACTACGTGGCAACAAGCGATGAAACATGCTCATTGGCGTAAGGCTATGAGTACTGAATTTAACTCCACAAATGAAAATCATACGTGGGATTTGGTTGCAGCAAGTGAAAGAATGAATGTTGTTGGTTGTCGCTGGGTGTTCACTATCAAATATAACCCGATAGATAAGTATAAGGCGCGTATTGTGGCGAAAGGCTATCATCAGCAACCTGGTATTGACTACACTGATACCTTCAGCCCTGTCATTAAGTCGACCACGATTCGGATCATCCTTGGTTTGACTGTTAATAGTGACTGGCCGGTTCGTCAAATCGACGTCAACACTGCCTTCTTACAAGGCCACCTTAACGAGGAAGTCTTCATGGTACAACCTCCAGGCTTTAATGATCCCAGCAAGCCATCACATGTATGTCGTCTTCGGAAAGCCCTCTATGGCCTCAAACAGGCTCCACGAGCGTGGTACTCTGAACTGAAGACATACCTCACGACGATCGGTTTCAGAAACTCCATGTCGGACACCTCTCTGTTTATCCTCAAACACAATGGTCACTACGTCTACTTTCTTGTGTACGTGGACGACATTCTTATTACCGGTAGTTTTCCTTCCATGATACAACAAGTCATTGATGCTGTTTCTCATAAGTTCTCTATCAAAGACATGGGCTCGCTAGGTTATTTTCTTGGCATTGAAGCCATCAGGACACCACGCGGGTTACATCTGATGCAGAGAAAATATATAACCGATCTCCTCAACAAGGCTAACATGCTCAATGCGAAGCCTGTTGCGACTCCATTGCCATCATCTCCGAAGCTCTCGATCAAGTCTGGTACGACGCTTTCTGATCCTCATGAGTATCGACGTCTCGTAGGCAGCCTGCAGTATCTTGCTCTTACGCGTCCGGACATCTCTTATACGGTGAACAAGCTCTCCTAGTATATGCATATGTCTACGACTGATCACTTGCAAGCCGTGAAACGAGTTCTTCATTACCTCTCCGGGACACTTAGCCATGGAATCTTCCTGCAAAAACAGAGTAAACATGTCCTTCATGCTTTCTCTGACGCTGACTGGACATGAGACTCCGAAGATTATGTATCCACCAATGCATATATCATTTATCTTGGAAACCAACCTATCTCATGGACCTCGAAGAAGCAGAAAGGAGTTGCCCGTTCTTCGACAGAGGCTGAGTATCGTTCTGTCGCTAACACGGCTGTAGAACTGCGATGGATAACCTCTCTTCTTCACGAACTTGGTTTCCAGCAACAGACTACTCCGACGATTTACTGTGACAACATCGGAGCCACATACTTATGTGCCAACCCAGTCTTTCACTCTCGTATGAAACATCTTGCGCTTGACTATCACTTTGTAAGGGGCCAGATACAGCTTGGGAATCTGCGTGTTGCTCATGTTTCTACTCATGATCAGCTAGCGGATGGACTCACGAAGCCTCTTCCTCGTGCTCGCTTTCAAGACCTGTGTGTCAAGATTGGTGTTCGTCAACTCCCACCATCTTGAGGGGGCGTGTTAAGTAAATATAAGATCCTATAAGGACTCTATTGTAAATATAGTACAATACACTAACCCTACTTTGTACGTATGTATAAATACCTTTCATATGATTAATAGAAAGCTATTGAGCCTCCTTTCTTATAGTACGTACCTCATCATCCCCTATTTCTCTCCACTTCAAAAAAAGCGTATCTACAAACACTTGCTTCTCGCTTTCGATTTAGATGAGATTGTATCACCAGCTTCTTGGATAATAAACATGAAGAGATTATTGATTTGTTATTTATGTCAAATGGATCAATTCATTATGATATATGTTTTGTGTTGCTGCTACAGCTGGAGATTGGCTTCAGGGACCTTATGTGTATTACCTGTACAGCACTTATGGTTTTGGTAAACGAGATATTGGTCAGCTTTTCATAGCTGGTTTCGGCTCGTCTATGCTATTTGGAACCATTGTTGGATCTCTTGCTGACAAACAGTGAGAATCCTCTTTCCTTTTTTTTTTATGTTCAAGTTCCGTGTGTTATCAGAGGAGAACTTATTATATCTGTGTGTGTTTTGGATTCAGGGATCGAAAGAGGGCATGTGTTACATACTGTATAGTTTACATACTTAGCTGCATCACCAAGCATTCTCCACAGTACAGAGTTTTGATGGTCGGTCGTATCTTGGGTGGTATTGCTACTTCTCTCTTGAATTCTGCCTTCGAATCTTGGCTCATTGCTGAGCACAACAAGGTTAGTCTTTCTCTTATTTTTTTTCTACTTATGAACCATGAGTCTAGCTGGGTGTTCGAGATCTATGTTTCTTAGATGCTTGTTAGTGGTTAGATAGAACATAGTCTAACTCAAAGCAATGTCTCGCTGTAAAAACAATAGCAATATTATAAACATGAAAAGCAGTACTTTGAAAATTGTATTTTTGACAATTTTCTTAGTAATAAACTTTAGTTAAAATTGATTTATACCAATATTATATTCTAGTAATCACAAATATTCATTTTGTTAGGCCACAAAATTTGGAACATATAAAATAAAAATTTATGTCTTTAAATATTAATTTCTCATTGAATTTTATTTTAAAAATCAATTATGCGCTTTAAAAGCGCGGATGAAATCTATTTTTTATTATAATAGTTACATGAATATTGAAAATTGAATTTATTGTTCATAAAAATCTTACTCAGTAAGATTTTGAAATTAAAAAGAAATTTGCATATTTTTTCGCAGTCCTGATTTTAAGTAATATCATTTTATATGCATGAAAAGATAAATTTATGAAATGTTCATTTCTTGTTATCTTATATGTTAAAACAGAAGTCACAACTTTGATTCATGTGTGATTTTTTAAAAAATGGACTTAATGGACATATTCCTATAAAGTCATGTTATATTTAATTTTACTACCTTAAACCAATGAAAACAAATTTTAAACTATATAGTTTAATTTTAAAAATTAAACAAAAACTAAATTTTTAATTATTTACTCGATAATATAAATCTATGAAGCGAAACGTTTAATTTTTTAAAAACTTTCTAAATTTGTGAAATGTTACAAAATTTTTGAATATGAAAATAAAACAATATTTTGCTAATCTTTATATATATAGTTATGATTTTAATAATGAAATAATAATCCAAAAAATATATATAGAAGAAGATAAAAATACATGTGAAAGTTTAAAACAATCTATCCAATGAAAAATATATCGTAAACTTATTATGTTTTAAAAATTGATAGACACATCTTATATGTTAAAACAGAAGTCACAACTTTGATTCATGTGTGATTTTTTAAAAAATGGACTTAATGGACATATTCCTATAAAGTCATGTTATAAGTATAAGATTAATATATATACATTATTTTAAAAACAACTGAACATAAATATATTTTAAATCCACTTTTATAACAATAGATGATCCATTGGATTTATAAATAGTATAAATTAAATAGANNNNNNNNNNNNNNNNNNNNNNNNNNNNNNNNNNNNNNNNNNNNNNNNNNNNNNNNNNNNNNNNNNNNNNNNNNNNNNNNNNNNNNNNNNNNNNNNAAAAATCATATTATCTAACAATGATTAATATTTACTACCTTAAACCAATGAAAACAAATTTTAAACTATATAGTTTAATTTTAAAAATTAAACAAAAACTAAATTTTTAATTATTTACTCGATAATATAAATATATGAAGCGAAAAGTTTAATTTTTAAAAAACTTTCTAATTTTGTGAAATGTTATAATATCTTTGAATATGACAACAAAACAATATTTTACTAATTTTTATATATATAGTTACGATTTTAATAATGAAATAATAATCCGAAAATATATATCGAAGAAGATAAAAATACATGTGAAAGTTTAAAACAATCTATCCAATGAAAAATATATCGTAAACTTATTATGTTTTAAAAATTGATAGACACATCTTATATGTTAAAACAGAAGTCACAACTTTGATTCATGTGTGATTTTTTAAAAAATGGACTTAATTGACATATTCCTATAAAGTCATGTTACATTTAATCTCTAATATTATCATTTAAATTTTGGGCCTAACGAAATTTTTTATTGGGCTATCAATAATTGAATTTAAACAATAGATGATCCATTGGATTTATAAATAGTATAAATTAAATAGACATAATTTAATGTTGTAATACTATACCTCCATATGTTAATTATTTAAATATTTTTCGATGTTAACTTTTAAAATTATAAAGATTTTTTTTAATAACAAAAAATCATATTATCTAACAATGATTAATATTTACTACCTTAAACCAATGAAAACAAATTTTAAACTATATAGTTTAATTTTAAAAATTAAACAAAAACTAAATTTTTAATTATTTACTCGATAATATAAATATATGAAGCGAAAAGTTTAATTTTTAAAAAACTTTCTAATTTTGTGAAATGTTATAATATCTTTGAATATGACAACAAAACAATATTTTACTAATTTTTATATATATAGTTACGATTTTAATAATGAAATAATAATCCGAAAATATATATCGAAGAAGATAAAAATACATGTGAAAGTTTAAAACAATCTATCCAATGAAAAATATATCGTAAACTTATTATGTTTTAAAAATTGATAGACACATCTTATATGTTAAAACAGAAGTCACAACTTTGATTCATGTGTGATTTTTTAAAAAATGGACTTAATTGACATATTCCTATAAAGTCATGTTACATTTAATCTCTAATATTATCATTTAAATTTTGGGCCTAACGAAATTTTTTATTGGGCTATCAATAATTGAATTTAAACAATAGATGATCCATTGGATTTATAAATAGTATAAATTAAATAGATATAATTTAATGTTGTAATACTATACCTCCATATGTTAAATATTTAAATATTTGTCGATGTTAACTTTTAAAATTAGAAAGATTTTTTTTAAAATAACAAAAATCGTATTATCTAACAATGATTAATCTTTACTACCTCAAACCAATGAAAACAAATTTTAAACTATATAGTTTATTTTAAAAATTAAACAAAAACTAAATTTTTAATTATTTACTCGATAATATAAATATATGAAGCGAAAAGTTTAATTTTTTAAAAACTTTCTAATTTTGTGAAATGTTATAATATCTTTGAATATGACAACAAAACAATATTTTACTAATTTTTATATATATAGTTACGATTTTAATATTGAAATAATAATCCGAAAATATATATCGAAGAAGATAAAAATACATGTAAAAGTTTAAAACAATCTATTCAATGAAAAATATATCGTAAACTTATTATGTTTTAAAAATTGATAGACACATATATATTATAATATATACAAATTTAGAATTGAAAACAAAATATTTATATGAAAATAAATGAAAATAAAAACATGTGCGGTTGCGCGGATTGAGATCTAGTTAATCTTTAAAGATTTTGTTATAATAGTTGTGCAAAAATTGCATTTAACTGATATTTTCTAAACTATAGGTAAATGAGCATATGTTAAACGCTTTTGTTACATTTTAAAGTGTTGAAACACATTTAATATATAACAGATAAATATATTTTTTTAAAAAAAAATGGATTTTGTCTGATATTTTGTTTAAATATTCAAATAATTAATATAAATTATAAAATAAAACATGTTAAAAATGGTCTTACGATGACTTTTAAACAGTAGATAAAAAATAATATTCTAAATTAATAGATTAAATTTTAAGTTTTGTGTACCAATCAGATATGGCTTCTAATTTCTTTTATTTCTGAACAAAAATAAATACAAAATCATTAATTGTTATTAGGATCACACTAGGGTTTTATTCTCTGATACACATTAGTACTTTTGCTTAAAACACTATGATACCATAAACAGCATGACTTTACTCTGTTGCGTTCCCTAACTTGTTAAAGAAAGAAAGCATCTCCTCCGAGACTTGTTTAGACTTTTCCTGTTGGATAAAATGATGACCATCTTCAATAACAGTAATCTCAAGATTAGGTACAAGACTCTTGAACATCTCTCCTTTTACATACTGCATCTTTCCATATTCTCCTTCATTTCCATTATCTTTGTCTCCGAAAATAAACATTGTCGGAACAACTATTTTGGAGTCTTGCCACGGTGCCATTATCTCTCAGTTCCTGAAATTCTCTCTTCAATACCCTTTTTATTTAAACATAAAGACTCAAAGAGCGATGTGGAACTCACAGATCCATGGCTCGGTAGTAGTTTAAAGGGCCTGTGAATCCAGATCTTTGAAATTTGTATGCATAAACCTGAAGCTCATCATCGGTTATCCAATCTGGAATAGTCGATGGCATCTCAAGATCATCGATGATCTCTGTATCAGGAGGAGCCACCAAGTAATCAGTTCTTGTTGTGAGTAAGAACTTCCTCATAACCGTCAAGATATCATGTTTTGCAAATGCAGCCTCAACTCTTCCGGGTTTCTTGTGAAACAAGAAATTGAAATCAAAGGGATAACAATGAGTGGTACTATGACAATAGAATGTGATTTAAAGTTTTACCTGAAACTAAGAGATGTATAAACCATCTCCAAAGCTTTTGAAAAACTCCAAAGGTTTGAGATTTGGATGTCACAAAAAATCTTCTCTTCTCTTCTCTCGTTCTCTCTCTGTTTTCTTGTTTTGGGATGTCTTTTCTCTTCACCTCAGCTCTCTTTTTATAAGCATGAAGAAGGTGTTTGGTGAGCTCACAATCTTTGACAAAACCAACGTCAACAATTTCAGCTCACCG
Proteins encoded:
- the LOC106311397 gene encoding molybdate-anion transporter-like isoform X2; translated protein: MMAGDWLQGPYVYYLYSTYGFGKRDIGQLFIAGFGSSMLFGTIVGSLADKQDRKRACVTYCIVYILSCITKHSPQYRVLMVGRILGGIATSLLNSAFESWLIAEHNKVSLSLIFFLLMNHESSWVFEIYVS
- the LOC106311397 gene encoding molybdate-anion transporter-like isoform X1; the encoded protein is MFCVAATAGDWLQGPYVYYLYSTYGFGKRDIGQLFIAGFGSSMLFGTIVGSLADKQDRKRACVTYCIVYILSCITKHSPQYRVLMVGRILGGIATSLLNSAFESWLIAEHNKVSLSLIFFLLMNHESSWVFEIYVS